A window of the Deinobacterium chartae genome harbors these coding sequences:
- a CDS encoding winged helix-turn-helix domain-containing protein gives MARVLIVDDDPAILEILGAYLRAEGHTVLEARDGLQARALLESADVAVLDWMLPGLSGLELAAEARRRYPQLPLLMLSARGEESDKLRGLDTGADDYVTKPFGPREVVARVRALLRRAGRSDEVVSGGLRLDNRTRRATLEGRELQLSRLEFDLLRTLAQHPGLVWTRDHLLERVWGPDYPGVERVVDVHLGALRRKLGDDPEHPRFIETVRGVGYRFREDP, from the coding sequence ATGGCCCGGGTTCTGATCGTCGACGACGACCCCGCGATCCTCGAGATCCTGGGGGCGTACCTGCGCGCCGAGGGGCACACGGTCCTCGAGGCGCGCGACGGCCTGCAAGCCCGTGCGCTGCTGGAGAGCGCAGACGTGGCGGTACTCGACTGGATGCTGCCGGGCCTCAGCGGCCTCGAGCTGGCCGCCGAGGCCCGGCGCCGTTACCCGCAGCTGCCGCTGCTGATGCTCTCGGCGCGCGGCGAGGAGAGCGATAAACTGCGCGGCTTGGATACCGGAGCCGACGACTACGTCACCAAGCCGTTCGGGCCGCGCGAGGTGGTGGCGCGGGTACGGGCCCTGCTGCGACGCGCCGGGCGCAGCGACGAGGTGGTATCCGGCGGCCTGCGGCTGGATAACCGCACCCGCCGCGCCACACTCGAGGGACGCGAACTGCAGCTCTCACGCCTCGAGTTCGACCTGCTGCGCACCCTGGCGCAACACCCCGGCCTGGTATGGACCCGCGATCACCTGCTCGAACGGGTGTGGGGACCGGACTACCCCGGGGTGGAGCGGGTGGTGGACGTGCACCTGGGAGCGCTGCGCCGCAAGCTGGGCGACGACCCGGAACACCCGCGCTTTATCGAGACCGTGCGCGGG
- a CDS encoding four-helix bundle copper-binding protein — protein MLHTVDDMITTHPRNTSLSFSAGALAECVDACFECAQICTSCADACLSEDRVAHLAACIRKNLDCADICAATGRVLVRQTQPVMALLRAQVEACMAACQVCAVECERHAREMNMQHCRICAESCRRCEMACQSLLGAMSA, from the coding sequence ATGTTACACACCGTGGACGACATGATCACCACCCACCCGCGGAATACCTCGCTGTCTTTCAGCGCCGGGGCTCTGGCCGAGTGCGTGGACGCCTGTTTCGAGTGCGCCCAGATCTGCACGTCCTGTGCGGATGCCTGTTTAAGCGAGGATCGGGTGGCCCATCTGGCGGCCTGTATTCGTAAGAATCTCGACTGCGCCGATATCTGCGCGGCCACGGGCCGGGTGCTGGTCCGCCAGACCCAGCCTGTCATGGCGTTGCTGCGCGCCCAGGTGGAGGCCTGTATGGCGGCCTGTCAGGTCTGTGCGGTGGAGTGCGAGCGTCACGCCCGTGAGATGAACATGCAGCACTGCAGGATCTGTGCGGAATCCTGCCGCCGCTGTGAGATGGCCTGCCAGAGCCTGCTGGGTGCCATGAGCGCCTGA
- a CDS encoding DUF4388 domain-containing protein, which translates to MAIFGNFNEIPFSEVITLLGQRSGRLEVWKIRGRHSYELHVHAAVLTGMLQDGRPLTHPLQVRHHFLDLATAQNGAFEFNRSEPERLRQDLNLQLSGLLLSATTVMDEIDHYRAHLDSPDTRYRLLHPHEGVGVAALDDFVRHAAPLLGRGASAREIAQTLQLSLEQVQLNLYKLRTLGRAVPLRAHTSVSADELRTGGAGLIRRLLKALLSGRQA; encoded by the coding sequence GTGGCCATTTTCGGTAACTTCAATGAAATACCGTTTTCTGAAGTCATCACCCTGCTGGGTCAGCGTTCCGGACGCCTCGAGGTGTGGAAAATTCGTGGTCGCCACAGCTACGAACTGCACGTGCACGCCGCGGTCCTCACCGGAATGCTGCAGGACGGGCGTCCGCTGACCCACCCGCTGCAGGTGCGCCATCATTTTCTTGATCTCGCCACGGCGCAGAACGGGGCTTTCGAATTCAACCGCAGCGAACCCGAACGCTTGCGCCAGGACCTGAACCTGCAGCTTTCCGGCCTGCTGCTCTCGGCTACCACCGTGATGGATGAGATCGATCACTACCGCGCTCACCTGGACAGTCCCGACACCCGCTACCGGCTGCTGCATCCGCACGAAGGCGTCGGGGTGGCCGCGCTGGACGATTTTGTGCGCCACGCCGCCCCCCTGCTCGGCCGAGGAGCCAGCGCCCGTGAGATCGCCCAGACCCTGCAGCTCAGCCTCGAGCAGGTGCAGCTCAACTTGTACAAACTGCGCACCCTGGGCCGCGCGGTTCCGCTGCGCGCCCACACCAGCGTCTCTGCCGATGAACTCCGGACCGGGGGAGCCGGTCTGATCCGCCGCTTGCTCAAGGCGCTGCTGTCGGGGAGGCAGGCGTGA
- a CDS encoding ATP/GTP-binding protein translates to MRPLKLVVTGPVGAGKSSFVRALSETEAVDTEAPATEDIGKDHTTVALDFGTLTLDGQPIHLFGTPGQDRFDFMWEVLCEGALGLITLVAGDRPADFPQARRILEFITSRTPVPFLVGVTRQDLPRVWDPEDVADYFGLPPQQVVGLNATRSTSSLQALIRLLEVIESPGFHSQTPAVSQRSSS, encoded by the coding sequence ATCCGCCCGCTCAAACTGGTGGTCACCGGTCCGGTAGGCGCAGGAAAATCCTCGTTTGTGCGCGCCCTGTCCGAGACCGAGGCGGTGGATACCGAAGCCCCGGCCACCGAGGACATTGGCAAGGACCACACCACCGTGGCCCTGGATTTCGGCACGCTCACGCTCGACGGACAGCCGATCCACCTGTTCGGCACCCCCGGGCAAGACCGCTTCGACTTCATGTGGGAGGTGCTGTGCGAAGGAGCGCTAGGCCTGATCACCCTGGTCGCCGGCGACCGTCCTGCCGACTTCCCCCAGGCCCGGCGCATCCTCGAGTTCATTACCTCCAGAACCCCGGTTCCGTTTCTGGTCGGCGTGACCCGCCAGGACCTCCCCCGGGTCTGGGACCCCGAGGACGTCGCCGACTACTTCGGCCTGCCGCCGCAGCAGGTGGTCGGCTTAAACGCCACCCGCAGCACCTCGTCGCTCCAGGCACTGATCCGGCTGCTCGAGGTCATCGAGTCGCCCGGTTTCCATTCCCAGACGCCTGCGGTGTCGCAAAGGAGTTCTTCATGA
- a CDS encoding DUF305 domain-containing protein, with amino-acid sequence MTRTALAALLLTLTLSGAQAQMNHGNHGTPGQSAPASGSDLSRLEGKAFDRTFLSMMVAHHQGAVDMAQAALKRARDPQVRRWAQAVIQEQQREIAQMNAWLRALGGADRAAQASMGREMASMTADIRNDQNAERAFVLGMLPHHASALEMASLALQRSSDARVLELSRDIIRAQADEMYAYRQWLLKRR; translated from the coding sequence ATGACCCGAACAGCTCTCGCGGCCCTGCTGCTCACGCTGACCCTCAGCGGTGCGCAGGCCCAGATGAACCACGGCAACCACGGCACGCCGGGCCAGAGCGCCCCGGCTTCCGGCAGCGACCTCTCGCGCCTCGAGGGGAAAGCCTTTGACCGCACCTTTTTGAGCATGATGGTAGCCCACCACCAGGGTGCGGTGGACATGGCACAAGCAGCCCTTAAACGCGCCCGCGACCCGCAGGTCCGGCGCTGGGCGCAGGCGGTGATCCAGGAGCAGCAGCGCGAGATCGCGCAGATGAACGCCTGGCTCCGAGCCCTGGGCGGTGCCGACCGGGCCGCGCAGGCCAGTATGGGCCGCGAGATGGCGTCGATGACCGCCGACATCCGCAACGATCAGAACGCGGAGCGCGCTTTCGTGCTGGGCATGCTGCCGCACCACGCCTCGGCCCTCGAGATGGCCTCGCTGGCCTTGCAGCGCTCGAGCGACGCGCGCGTGCTGGAACTGTCGCGCGACATCATCCGCGCCCAGGCAGACGAGATGTACGCCTACCGCCAGTGGTTGCTCAAGCGCCGCTGA
- a CDS encoding roadblock/LC7 domain-containing protein, with amino-acid sequence MSKLEQIQGSIDRLRNAIPELHGALVASTDGLAIAQSLAGTADPNRMAAMAATALGLGKRITSTLSAGDLTETTVSGTEGQIHIYATGNKGVLAVVAPQGVNVGLVHLEAREVARELADIL; translated from the coding sequence ATGAGCAAGCTGGAACAGATTCAGGGAAGCATCGACCGTCTCCGCAACGCCATTCCCGAACTGCACGGGGCGCTGGTCGCCTCCACCGACGGGCTCGCCATCGCCCAGAGCCTGGCGGGAACCGCGGACCCCAACCGCATGGCGGCCATGGCAGCGACCGCGCTGGGGTTGGGCAAGCGCATCACCTCCACCCTCTCGGCGGGTGACCTGACCGAGACGACCGTCAGCGGTACCGAAGGCCAGATCCACATCTATGCCACCGGCAACAAGGGCGTGCTGGCCGTGGTCGCGCCGCAAGGCGTCAACGTTGGCCTGGTCCACCTCGAGGCGCGCGAGGTCGCTCGCGAGCTCGCCGATATCCTGTGA